GTGATGGGCCGCCAGGGCCTGCATGGCGCTGACCGCATCCTCCAGGGTGGCCAAAAGGGCCAACCGCTGCTGCAGGGCCAGCTCCCGCCTCATGGCCTGGCCTCCGGCACCGCCTGCCGGGCCCGGGGCACCAGGTCCGCCACCGCCTCCGGCCAACCGGTTGCCGGCAGCTGCCCTTTCTCCAGACTGGCCGTAAGCTCCGGCAGCTCCCGCCGGGCCAGCTCCACCAGCGCCGCTACCAGGAAAGGCGCCTGCCAGGGGGCCAGATCACCCAGCCAGCCCTCACTGACCGCCGCCAGGGCCAGCACCTGCTCGGCGTAGCCGCGGGGCGCCATGCGGCCCTGGCGCAGCAGGGTGCGGAGGGTGCTCCCTTGCGCCAGGCTCTTCCGGGTGGCGATGTCCATGTCCAGGCCGACCCGGGCCAGCCGCTCCAGGGACTCGAAGCGGGCCAGCTGGATGCGCAGATTCCGGGCCACGGCGCGCAAAGCCGGGGGCTGGGCCTTGGCGCCGATCCGCGACACGCTGCGGCCGATGTCGATGGCCGGTCGCTGGCCCCGCTCCCAGCGGCCGGTGTCCAGGTACATCTGGCCGTCGGTGATGGAGATGAGGTTGGTGGGGATGTAGGTGGAGATGTCGCCGTCCGTGGTCTCGGCCAGGGGCAGGGCGGTGACCGAGCCACCGCCCCGATCCTGGGCCAGCACCGCCGCCCGCTCCAGGAGCTCGGCATGGATATGGAAGATGTCCCCCGGATAGGCCTCCCGGCCCGGCGGCCGGTCCAGGAGCAGGGCCAGCTCCCGGTAGGCGTCGGCGTGCTTGGTCAGGTCGTCGTAGACCACCAGGGCGTCCTGCCCGCGCTCCCGGAACCACTCGGCCACCGAGGCGCCGGCGTACGGGGCCAGGTACTGGAGGCCGGGGCTGGCCGCGGCCTGGGCCGCGATGAGGGCGGTGTTGCCGAGCCGGCCTGCCCGCTCCAGCGTGCTGCGGATCTCCAGAACCCGGGACATGGGCTGGCCGATGACCACGTACACCGCGGCCACCTCCCCCGGCACCTGCGCGGCCACCACATCCAGGGCCAGGGAGGTCTTGCCCACGTTGCGGTCGCCGATAATGAGCTCCCGCTGGCCGCGGCCGATGGGGATGGCGGCATCGATGGCCAGCACGCCGGTGGCCAGCGGGGTGTCGACATTGCGGCGCTCCGGGATCTCCGGCGCGGGCCGGAAGAGGGGCAGGCGCTCGGCTGGCGCGATGGGCGGCCCCTCATCCAGGGGGTGGCCCAGGGGGTCCATCACCCGCCCCAGGGTGGCGGCGCCCACAGGCACCTCCGGCAGCCGGCCCAGGCCCACCACCCCCTCCCCCTGCCGCACCTGGCGGGGCGCCGCCAGAAGCAAGGCGCCCACCCCCTCCGGCCCCAGATCGTAGGCCATGCCCAGGCCGCCGGCATCGAAGGCCAGCATCTCCTCGTAGCGTACCCCCGGCAGACCGGCGATGAAGGCCACCCCGTCGCCGACCCGCTGGACCACCCCCCGGGGCCGCAGCTGCTCGGCCAGGGAAACGGTCGCCACCGCGGTGGCCAGGGCCGACGCCAGCCGGTGCGCCTTCCCGGTCATGACCAGCTGCCGTCCCTGGCCGCTGCCGCCAGCCGGTCAGTCAAGGCCCGGCCGGCAAAGGCGGCCAGACCCGCCACTGTGGCATCCACCTGCCCCTGGGGGGTCACGATGCGCACCCCGCCCACCAGCTCCGGCAGCACCCGGTAGCGCAGCTCGCTGGCCGGCTCCAGGGCCTGGGCCAGCGCGGTCCGCTCCTCCTCCCCCAGGGGCCGGGCCGCCTCCACCGTCACCGGTCCGGCCGCGGCTGCCCATCCGGCCAGCTGCCGGCCGGCGGCGGCCAGCAGGGCCGCATCCAGATCCGGGCCGCCGATCTCCGCCAGCAGGCGGCCCACCACCTCGCCGGCGGCCAGCGCCAACGCCTGGGCCAGGCGGGCCTCCTCCTCCGCCTCCAGATGCGCCGCCTCGCCGAGGATGGTCGCCCGGGTCGCCTCGGCCTGGGCGCGACTGGCGGCCACCAGCGCCGCCGCCTCCTGGCGCGCCCGCTCGCGGCTTTCCTGCCGCAGGCGATCCAGCTCGGCCTGCAGGGCCTGCTGCCGGGCCTGGGCCTCGGCCAGCAGCCGGCCGGCGGCCGCCTCCTGCGCCGCGGCCTCCTCCTGCCGGGCCTGGAGGTCGGCCCGCCGTTCGGCCAGGGCCCGGCGCACCGGCTTCAAGAACAGCCAGCCCAGCGCCCAGGCCAGGACCAGGACATTGGCGGTCTCGAAGAGAAAGGTGCTGGCAAAGGGCGACACGGCGGTCATCCCCCGGCGACCAGGGCAAAGGGGTTGGCGAAGAGCAGGATGAGGGCGATGACCAGGCAGAAGATGGCGGTGGACTCCACCATGGCCAGGGAGACGAACAGGGTGCGGGTGATGGACCCCGCCTCGTCCGGCTGGCGGGCCAAGGCGTCCATGGCCGCGGCGCCGATGCGGCTTTCGCCCAGGGCCGCGGCGATGGCCCCCAGGCCCATGGCCAGGGCGGCCGCGGCAATGGAGGCCACGGCAATCAGGGTCTGGTCGCTCATGCTCCCTCCTCCGCCCCCAGGGCGGCACCGATGTACACCGTGGCCAGCACGGTGAAGATGTAGGCCTGCAGCAGCCCGATCAGGACATCCAGGGCCATCATGGGTGTCGGGACCAGAAAGCCGGCCAGGGCCACCAGCAGCCCCACCACCAGATGGCCGGACATGATGTTGCCGAACAGGCGCACCGCCAGGGCGATGGTGCGGGACAGCTCGGAGATGAGATGCAAGGGGAGAAAGAGCGGGTTGGGCCGGACGTAGTGCCCCAGATAGCCGGCCAGCCCGTGGCGCACGATGCCGGCCACCGGCACTGCCAGGAAGACCACCGCGGCCAGGGCCGAGGTGGTGGCCAGGCTGCCGGTGGCCGGCCGCAGCCCCGGGAGCTGTCCCGCCAGGTTGCAGGCAGCGATGAAGAGGAAGAGGGTGCCGGCCAGGGTCGCCACCCGGGGATGGTCGCGGCCGACGATACCCCGGACCAGCTCGTCGAGCCATTCCACGGCCAGGATCGCCAGGATGGCCCAGTCGTCATGGCTCCCCCGGACCACCCGGCGGGCCAGGAGCCCGGCGGCGACCACCAGCGCCACGCTCACCGCCGCCGAGACCAGCATGGTGCCGGTGACCGGCACCGGGCCCAGGAGGAAGACCACCGGATCGCCGAAGATGTGCAGCCTCATGATCCCTCCCGCCGCCGGCGCAGGAAGCAAACCCCGCAGAAGAAGCCCACCCCCCAGCCCAGAGCGGCCGGCACGATGCCGCCGTAGAGCGCGGCCACAACAAGCGCCAGCCCCACCGCCACCAGGCGCAGGAGCCCGGCCACCGCCAGACCGGGTCCCGGCCGCCGGACGCCGGCCAGCAGCCACAGCGCCTGCCCGGCCCCCAGGGCCAGGCCCGCCGGCAGCCACAGCCAGGCCCATGCCGTCATGGCTTCCTGCCTCGCAAGGCCCGCCAGGCCACCAGCCCGCCCAGGGCGGTGCCCAGGGTCAGGAACAGCAGGGTGGCGTGCACCCCGGTCTGCCAGCGCCGGTCCAGGGCGTGCCCCAGCCAGGCGCCGCCGCCCGCGGCCAGGGCGATGGGCCAGCCCACCATGCCCGCCAGGCCCAGGGACTGCCAGAAGCTCCGCGCCCCGTGCTCCCGCCGCTGCCGGCGGGCGGCATCCCGGCCGAGAGCGGCCCGGGAATCGGCACGGCGATGGAGGGTAGGGATGGTCACCGGTCCTCTCCCAGGGCGCGGGGGCCGGTCCGGGCCTCCCGTCCCATCTCCTGGAGGATGCTCCGCTCCAGGCGGCCCAGAGCCACCCGGGCCTCCTGCTCCGCACCCGGCAAGGCCAGGGCCTGATCCAGCTCGGCGATCACCGCGGCAAGCTCGCCGCCCACCACCGCCAGGGGGGTCAGAAGGCTGGCCTGGCCGCCGTCCAGCCGCAGCAGCCCACCGGCCGTGCCGGCATAGGAGACGGCATCCGCGGCCCGGAGCAGCACCAGGCCCGGCTCCACCGCCACCAGACACGGCTCGCCCCCCGGCCGCAGCCCCACCTGGCCGGTCACCGTGGGAATGCGAACCGCGAAGAGGTCCGCCTCCAGGACCACCCGACCCGGGGTGCGGATCACGAAATGGAGCGGCGGCCTAGCCATGGGCCAGCGCCGCGGCGGTCCCGCGCCGCCACCGGCCTTCCGGCGAGAAACGCTCCCTGGGCCAGGGTGCCGGTCATGGGGTGTCAGGTCAGGTCGTGTCATGCGCAGGCCTCCAGCAGCCGGCGATCGCGGAGCAGCACCCCGCCGCCAACCTGCCAGCAGGCTAGAACGACCGAGCGGCGGGAGTCAACAGTCCGGCCCGCCGGCCGCCCCGGTCCGGCGCCCGAGCCCGACCTCCCATCATCCCCGTCCCCCTGGACAGGACGTCGGACCACCTGGCCTCGGGAGGTCTGGGTGGATGTCGC
This sequence is a window from Thermodesulfobacteriota bacterium. Protein-coding genes within it:
- a CDS encoding AtpZ/AtpI family protein codes for the protein MTIPTLHRRADSRAALGRDAARRQRREHGARSFWQSLGLAGMVGWPIALAAGGGAWLGHALDRRWQTGVHATLLFLTLGTALGGLVAWRALRGRKP
- a CDS encoding F0F1 ATP synthase subunit alpha — protein: MTGKAHRLASALATAVATVSLAEQLRPRGVVQRVGDGVAFIAGLPGVRYEEMLAFDAGGLGMAYDLGPEGVGALLLAAPRQVRQGEGVVGLGRLPEVPVGAATLGRVMDPLGHPLDEGPPIAPAERLPLFRPAPEIPERRNVDTPLATGVLAIDAAIPIGRGQRELIIGDRNVGKTSLALDVVAAQVPGEVAAVYVVIGQPMSRVLEIRSTLERAGRLGNTALIAAQAAASPGLQYLAPYAGASVAEWFRERGQDALVVYDDLTKHADAYRELALLLDRPPGREAYPGDIFHIHAELLERAAVLAQDRGGGSVTALPLAETTDGDISTYIPTNLISITDGQMYLDTGRWERGQRPAIDIGRSVSRIGAKAQPPALRAVARNLRIQLARFESLERLARVGLDMDIATRKSLAQGSTLRTLLRQGRMAPRGYAEQVLALAAVSEGWLGDLAPWQAPFLVAALVELARRELPELTASLEKGQLPATGWPEAVADLVPRARQAVPEARP
- a CDS encoding F0F1 ATP synthase subunit C; the encoded protein is MSDQTLIAVASIAAAALAMGLGAIAAALGESRIGAAAMDALARQPDEAGSITRTLFVSLAMVESTAIFCLVIALILLFANPFALVAGG
- the atpB gene encoding F0F1 ATP synthase subunit A translates to MRLHIFGDPVVFLLGPVPVTGTMLVSAAVSVALVVAAGLLARRVVRGSHDDWAILAILAVEWLDELVRGIVGRDHPRVATLAGTLFLFIAACNLAGQLPGLRPATGSLATTSALAAVVFLAVPVAGIVRHGLAGYLGHYVRPNPLFLPLHLISELSRTIALAVRLFGNIMSGHLVVGLLVALAGFLVPTPMMALDVLIGLLQAYIFTVLATVYIGAALGAEEGA